In Syntrophales bacterium, one genomic interval encodes:
- a CDS encoding fumarylacetoacetate hydrolase family protein, with protein sequence MRIVRFRGEDGAVYRGVLDGESADSARIIEGDLFFNPTYTDRVVPIAGLMAPLSPAIIYAVGLNYHRHADETGVSPPDSLVVFMKAVTSIVGHGEPVLLPLAGPDEVDYEAEMAIVIGKTGKNIPRDKADDHIFGYCCANDISARDWQLKKQKGQWVRAKSFDTFCPLGPAIVTGDDVGNPDALRISTRLNGRTLQDSTTADMIFSVRDIVCDLSRSVTLLPGTVILTGTPEGVGFARKPPIYLAPGDEISVEIDGLGTLTNPVAMERLQET encoded by the coding sequence ATGAGAATTGTGCGATTCCGGGGGGAAGACGGGGCGGTGTACCGGGGAGTGCTTGACGGTGAGTCGGCGGACAGTGCCCGCATCATCGAGGGGGATCTCTTTTTCAACCCGACATATACCGACAGGGTCGTGCCCATCGCCGGACTGATGGCTCCCCTGTCGCCTGCCATAATCTATGCCGTGGGCCTCAACTACCATCGCCACGCCGACGAAACGGGGGTGTCCCCTCCCGACAGCCTGGTGGTTTTCATGAAAGCCGTCACCAGCATTGTGGGTCACGGCGAACCGGTGCTTCTTCCCCTGGCGGGACCCGATGAAGTGGATTACGAAGCGGAGATGGCTATTGTTATCGGAAAGACGGGGAAAAACATACCCCGCGACAAGGCGGACGACCATATATTCGGATATTGCTGTGCCAATGATATCAGTGCCCGTGACTGGCAGTTGAAAAAACAGAAGGGACAGTGGGTACGGGCCAAGAGCTTCGACACCTTCTGCCCCCTGGGTCCTGCCATAGTAACCGGCGATGACGTGGGTAACCCTGACGCCCTTCGAATATCGACCCGCCTTAACGGACGGACCCTGCAGGATTCCACGACGGCTGACATGATATTCAGCGTACGTGATATCGTATGTGATTTGAGCCGCTCCGTCACGCTGCTGCCGGGAACGGTGATTCTTACGGGAACGCCCGAAGGAGTAGGGTTCGCGCGAAAACCGCCCATTTATCTTGCTCCGGGAGACGAGATTTCTGTCGAGATCGACGGTCTGGGAACGTTGACGAACCCCGTTGCCATGGAGCGTCTGCAGGAAACATGA
- the kdsB gene encoding 3-deoxy-manno-octulosonate cytidylyltransferase, with protein sequence MPRIICIIPARYESSRFAGKPLADIAGKAMIQHVYERVARCSCVSSAAVATDDERIVETVQRFGGNVLMTAGHHRTGTDRIAEAIAGMGLADGDIVVNVQGDQPLFEPSQIEEVAAPLLSDLSLQVSTLIYPIERQEEITHPNVVKVVVDRDDYALYFSRAVIPFVRAGEAVHYKHHGIYAYRKSFLPVFSSLETGILERCESLEQLRIIENGYRIKVVVSAHDSVEVDTREELERVRRILSSAGRGEE encoded by the coding sequence GTGCCTCGAATAATCTGCATTATTCCCGCCCGTTATGAATCATCCCGTTTTGCCGGTAAGCCCCTTGCGGACATCGCCGGCAAAGCCATGATTCAGCATGTCTATGAACGGGTTGCGCGCTGCTCCTGTGTTTCTTCCGCCGCCGTCGCCACGGATGACGAGCGTATCGTTGAAACCGTGCAACGCTTCGGAGGAAATGTCCTCATGACGGCCGGTCATCATCGAACGGGCACGGACCGAATCGCCGAGGCGATTGCCGGCATGGGGCTTGCCGACGGGGATATCGTTGTCAACGTCCAAGGAGACCAGCCGCTGTTCGAGCCTTCGCAGATCGAGGAGGTCGCGGCCCCACTGTTGTCCGATCTCTCACTCCAGGTGTCGACCCTCATATACCCTATCGAGCGGCAGGAGGAAATAACCCATCCCAACGTGGTAAAGGTGGTTGTTGACCGGGATGATTATGCCCTGTATTTTTCCCGCGCCGTCATTCCCTTTGTCCGTGCCGGAGAGGCCGTCCACTACAAGCACCACGGCATCTACGCCTACCGGAAGTCATTTCTTCCTGTTTTTTCAAGTCTGGAAACGGGGATCCTGGAGCGCTGTGAATCGTTGGAACAATTGAGGATTATTGAGAACGGCTACAGAATAAAGGTGGTTGTGAGCGCCCACGATTCAGTGGAGGTTGATACCCGGGAGGAGCTGGAACGGGTAAGGCGGATTCTCTCATCAGCAGGAAGGGGCGAGGAATGA
- the rfaD gene encoding ADP-glyceromanno-heptose 6-epimerase: MIVVTGGAGFIGSALVWKLNGEGLRDILIVDNLGESEKWKNLVNLRFEEYIHKSRFLEMIKRDRIDADVSAVVHLGACSSTVERDADYLMENNYRYSRVVAEWALRKKARFIYASSAATYGDGSLGFSDADDVSCRLRPINMYGYSKQLFDLWVLRKGLNTRMTGIKFFNVFGPNEYHKADMRSVVHKAVEQVRDTGAVRLFKSHREGYGDGEQLRDFIYVKDCVQVLRWFIKRPEAVGIFNLGTGLARSWNDLAQAVFKALKTTPRIDYIDMPLSLRDQYQYYTEAVIDKLRDVGYEAPFSSLEDAVADYVVNYLERGERCLE, translated from the coding sequence ATGATCGTTGTAACAGGAGGGGCCGGCTTCATAGGAAGCGCTCTGGTCTGGAAGCTCAACGGCGAGGGACTTCGGGATATCCTGATCGTGGATAACCTGGGCGAATCTGAAAAGTGGAAAAACCTCGTCAATCTTCGATTTGAAGAATACATCCACAAAAGCCGTTTCCTGGAAATGATCAAGAGGGACCGGATCGATGCCGACGTCAGCGCCGTTGTTCACCTTGGTGCCTGCTCGTCCACCGTCGAACGGGACGCCGATTACCTCATGGAAAACAATTATCGGTACAGCCGGGTTGTTGCCGAGTGGGCGCTTCGGAAAAAGGCGCGTTTCATTTACGCGAGCAGTGCCGCCACCTATGGCGACGGTTCACTCGGGTTCTCCGATGCCGACGATGTCAGTTGCCGCCTCCGCCCCATCAACATGTACGGCTACTCGAAGCAGCTCTTCGATCTCTGGGTTTTGCGCAAAGGCCTGAATACTCGAATGACGGGTATAAAGTTTTTCAACGTCTTCGGTCCCAACGAGTATCACAAGGCTGATATGAGAAGCGTGGTACACAAGGCAGTCGAACAAGTCCGCGACACCGGGGCGGTACGGCTCTTCAAGTCCCACCGGGAAGGCTATGGCGACGGAGAGCAGTTGCGGGATTTCATATACGTAAAAGATTGCGTCCAGGTACTCCGGTGGTTTATAAAGCGGCCCGAAGCGGTGGGCATTTTTAACCTAGGCACGGGCCTCGCCCGCAGCTGGAACGACCTGGCCCAAGCCGTTTTCAAGGCCCTGAAAACGACTCCCCGCATAGACTACATTGATATGCCCCTGTCGCTTCGTGACCAGTATCAGTACTACACGGAGGCCGTCATCGACAAGCTCAGGGATGTCGGCTACGAAGCGCCTTTTTCTTCCCTCGAGGATGCCGTGGCCGACTATGTGGTCAATTATCTGGAAAGGGGCGAACGGTGCCTCGAATAA
- a CDS encoding DegT/DnrJ/EryC1/StrS family aminotransferase, which produces MAGAELIGQEEIQEVMEVMETGVLMRYEFHDQRKGIYKVAEFEKAFAGYLGSAHALGVTSGSAALKVALTALDVGPGDEVIVPAFDFIATYEAVLEVGAIPVMTDIDDTFNLDPRAIEDRLSLATKAVIPVHMCGAAARMEEILAVTRKHNLLVLEDNAQACGGSIEGKKLGTFGDMGIMSFDFYKTITTGEGGMIVTDSKHLYERSDWYHDHGHDHNPAVGRALEGRTILGFNYRMNELQGALGLAQLRKLDFILAEQRKHKALLKDALGRVPGISFRHLVDPAGDAATFIGFSFSGAPEAKRFQKALAEQRVDATYYKENAWHYAPRWEHLIAGATANSKGYPFTNPIYKGAVDYSADHVPYADNLLGRSLFMAIPVKMSEEYRETVLKGIETAAKAM; this is translated from the coding sequence ATGGCAGGAGCCGAATTGATTGGACAGGAGGAAATACAGGAGGTCATGGAAGTCATGGAGACGGGGGTTCTCATGCGCTACGAGTTTCATGACCAGAGGAAGGGCATCTATAAAGTTGCCGAATTTGAAAAGGCTTTCGCGGGCTATCTCGGATCGGCCCACGCCCTGGGTGTGACGTCAGGATCGGCGGCCCTGAAAGTGGCCCTCACGGCGCTTGACGTAGGGCCCGGTGATGAGGTGATCGTACCGGCCTTTGATTTTATCGCCACCTATGAAGCCGTTCTTGAGGTAGGGGCCATTCCTGTCATGACCGATATTGACGACACCTTCAACCTTGATCCCCGGGCAATCGAGGACCGGTTGTCACTCGCTACGAAGGCGGTCATACCGGTACACATGTGCGGCGCGGCCGCGAGGATGGAAGAAATACTGGCCGTCACGCGCAAACACAATCTCCTGGTTCTTGAGGATAACGCTCAGGCCTGCGGTGGGAGCATAGAGGGGAAAAAACTTGGAACCTTCGGGGACATGGGAATCATGAGTTTTGACTTTTACAAAACCATCACAACCGGCGAAGGGGGCATGATCGTCACCGACAGCAAGCACCTCTATGAACGGTCCGACTGGTACCACGATCACGGGCACGATCATAATCCCGCTGTGGGGCGGGCCCTTGAGGGGAGAACCATCCTCGGCTTCAATTACCGCATGAACGAGCTGCAGGGCGCCCTGGGGCTGGCACAGCTGAGGAAACTGGATTTCATCCTCGCGGAGCAGAGAAAACACAAAGCCCTGCTGAAGGATGCCCTGGGCAGAGTGCCGGGTATTTCCTTCAGGCATCTCGTCGATCCTGCCGGAGATGCGGCTACCTTCATCGGCTTTTCTTTTTCCGGTGCTCCTGAGGCGAAACGGTTTCAAAAGGCCCTCGCGGAACAGAGGGTTGATGCTACCTACTATAAAGAGAACGCCTGGCACTATGCCCCGCGCTGGGAACACCTCATCGCCGGTGCCACGGCAAATTCAAAAGGATATCCCTTTACGAATCCGATATACAAGGGCGCCGTGGATTATTCCGCCGATCATGTTCCCTACGCCGATAACCTGCTCGGACGATCCCTTTTCATGGCCATTCCCGTCAAAATGTCGGAGGAGTACAGGGAAACCGTCCTGAAAGGCATAGAAACGGCCGCGAAGGCGATGTAG
- a CDS encoding iron-containing alcohol dehydrogenase, whose protein sequence is MSGLFTFCGAKKIVFGRDSLEGLAGAVGELRGSCPFIVMDARLAEAGLADRVREILGRDGLKAVVYSEIDGEPLLETADRGAQRAKKAKADIVVGIGGGSALDSAKAIAVVAGNNGKAVDYLGLNRVPGPGFPKIMVPTTAGTGSEVTFTSVFIRKDLKKKEGMNSPFLYPDMALLDPLLTLSVPPDVTATTGIDALCHAIESLTSIQASPMSEMFSLEAIGLIAANIRTCVHNGSDIDAREAMLLGSLYAGLGLANAGVTAVHSLSYPLGGRYGVPHGLANTVLLPAVMRFNLPGALEKFAAVAEAMGEAVDELTLRDSALCAVAAVEDLICDCGVDSSLETLGVGEDDFQGLAEEAMTVARPLANNPRNLSVQDAMEIYHDAY, encoded by the coding sequence ATGAGTGGACTGTTTACTTTTTGTGGAGCGAAAAAAATTGTCTTCGGAAGGGACTCCCTTGAAGGCCTCGCCGGCGCCGTTGGGGAACTGCGCGGTTCCTGCCCCTTTATTGTCATGGATGCCCGTCTTGCCGAAGCGGGGCTTGCCGACCGGGTTCGTGAAATCCTGGGACGTGATGGTCTGAAGGCTGTCGTTTACAGCGAAATAGACGGCGAGCCTCTTCTTGAAACAGCCGACCGAGGAGCACAGCGGGCCAAAAAGGCGAAGGCGGATATCGTCGTCGGCATTGGCGGCGGAAGTGCCTTGGACTCGGCCAAAGCCATAGCGGTTGTGGCGGGAAACAACGGGAAGGCCGTTGACTATCTTGGTTTAAACCGCGTTCCGGGGCCGGGGTTTCCGAAAATCATGGTGCCCACCACGGCGGGTACGGGTAGCGAAGTTACCTTCACCTCTGTTTTTATCAGGAAGGACCTGAAGAAAAAAGAAGGCATGAACAGCCCTTTCCTTTATCCGGATATGGCGCTCCTGGATCCTCTGCTGACGCTCTCCGTTCCCCCGGATGTAACGGCCACCACGGGAATCGACGCTCTCTGCCATGCCATAGAGTCCCTGACCTCCATCCAGGCGAGTCCCATGAGCGAGATGTTCAGCCTGGAGGCGATCGGGCTTATTGCCGCCAATATCAGGACCTGTGTTCACAACGGTTCCGATATCGACGCCCGAGAGGCGATGTTGCTGGGAAGCCTCTATGCCGGTCTCGGCCTTGCGAACGCGGGGGTCACGGCCGTCCATTCCCTCTCCTATCCTCTCGGTGGTCGCTACGGAGTTCCCCACGGTCTTGCGAACACGGTACTGCTTCCAGCGGTGATGCGCTTTAATCTGCCCGGAGCCCTGGAGAAATTTGCCGCCGTTGCCGAAGCTATGGGAGAGGCAGTTGATGAACTTACCCTGCGGGATTCCGCGCTCTGTGCCGTTGCCGCGGTGGAAGACCTTATATGTGACTGTGGTGTCGACAGCAGCCTGGAAACGCTGGGTGTCGGGGAAGATGATTTCCAGGGACTTGCGGAGGAGGCCATGACGGTCGCGAGACCGCTGGCGAATAACCCTCGGAACCTTTCAGTGCAGGATGCGATGGAGATTTACCACGACGCGTATTAA
- the rsmG gene encoding 16S rRNA (guanine(527)-N(7))-methyltransferase RsmG produces MESWEDIFKQAVQAIACPLTEDRLRLFKLFRTELLTWNRNMSLLSLKTPYDLPVKHFADSLTVLPLLNDTGEERTLRLLDLGTGAGFPGIPLKIMRESLFVTLVDASRKKTSFLKHVLRTLDLERVTVINARIETIVEGRASYDYVVSRATFSLAELITVAHSFLSPGGTLISMKGSPSGDEVQRASEVLSELDMEGMERREITLPLVNGKRTLFLIRKIRT; encoded by the coding sequence GTGGAATCCTGGGAAGACATCTTCAAACAAGCCGTTCAGGCCATTGCCTGTCCTCTCACGGAGGACCGGCTTCGCCTCTTTAAACTCTTCCGCACAGAGCTTCTTACATGGAACAGGAACATGTCCCTTCTTTCCCTGAAAACCCCCTACGATCTCCCGGTAAAGCATTTCGCCGACTCGCTCACGGTACTCCCCCTGCTGAATGACACCGGCGAGGAAAGGACGCTTCGTCTCCTCGACCTGGGCACAGGTGCCGGTTTCCCGGGAATTCCTCTAAAAATAATGAGAGAATCGCTCTTTGTAACCCTCGTTGACGCCTCCCGTAAGAAGACGTCCTTCCTGAAGCACGTCCTGCGCACGCTGGACCTGGAACGTGTGACGGTCATCAATGCCCGGATCGAAACCATTGTCGAGGGCCGGGCCTCCTATGATTACGTTGTTTCGCGGGCAACCTTCTCCCTGGCGGAACTGATTACCGTGGCCCACTCCTTCCTGTCGCCGGGAGGAACGCTTATCAGCATGAAAGGAAGCCCCTCCGGCGATGAAGTGCAGCGTGCCTCCGAGGTGCTCTCGGAACTTGACATGGAGGGTATGGAACGACGAGAAATCACGCTCCCGCTGGTCAACGGCAAAAGAACACTGTTTCTTATAAGGAAAATAAGGACCTGA
- a CDS encoding AAA family ATPase, with amino-acid sequence MGKIIAIANQKGGVGKTTTAISLAAALAASDKKTLLIDADPQGNATSGVGVNKNEIKNNNLYHALIGSIDPRRVVTPTAVPLLDIMPSNQDLIGVEVEFVSLKNREHKLKNILRNIDSLYDYIIIDCPPSLGFLTVNSLVASDSLIIPLQCEYFALEGLGQLLNTVRLVQLRLNPSLSLSGILLTMFDVRNGISHRVAEEVRKYFGSNVFSTIIPRNVRLSECPSHGLPITLYDSTSRGARSYVRFAEELLADGRA; translated from the coding sequence GTGGGAAAAATCATAGCCATCGCGAACCAGAAAGGCGGCGTCGGAAAGACAACGACGGCGATCAGTCTGGCGGCCGCCCTGGCGGCATCTGACAAGAAAACGCTCCTTATCGACGCGGATCCCCAGGGAAATGCCACGAGCGGTGTGGGTGTCAACAAGAACGAGATCAAAAACAACAATCTGTATCACGCCCTTATCGGCAGCATAGATCCCCGGAGAGTGGTTACACCCACCGCCGTTCCACTGCTTGACATCATGCCTTCAAACCAGGATCTGATCGGCGTGGAAGTGGAATTTGTATCTTTGAAAAACAGGGAACATAAACTCAAAAACATACTCAGAAACATTGACAGCCTTTATGATTATATTATAATCGATTGTCCACCATCCTTGGGGTTTTTAACGGTAAACTCCCTTGTGGCGTCCGACTCTCTTATTATTCCACTGCAGTGTGAGTATTTTGCCCTGGAGGGGTTGGGTCAGCTGTTAAACACGGTCAGACTTGTTCAGCTTCGATTGAATCCTTCTTTGTCACTGTCTGGAATTCTGCTGACGATGTTCGATGTGCGCAACGGCATTTCCCATCGCGTTGCGGAGGAAGTCAGGAAATATTTCGGTTCGAATGTTTTTTCCACGATAATTCCGAGGAACGTACGGCTTTCGGAGTGTCCAAGCCACGGTTTGCCGATAACGCTTTACGACAGCACATCCCGCGGGGCCCGTTCCTATGTCCGGTTCGCAGAGGAACTCCTCGCTGACGGGAGAGCATGA
- a CDS encoding ParB/RepB/Spo0J family partition protein has translation MARRNTLGKGLGALFSDLMEEGAPGPRFYMCGIEELKPNTFQPRRSFNGDEIGSLADSIRTSGMIQPIVVRKLSRGYEIIAGERRWRAAQKAGLREVPVIIREATDRDLAEWSLIENLQREELNPIEEADAYNRLITAFRLSQEEIARRVGKDRSTIANALRLLKLPSRIKEALVDESISAGHARALLTLETAAHQMSLLKEIIDKKLSVREAEQRARQRQRQGDTDKKQDPKDSALQDLETMLSQKLMARVTIKPKKRGGSLEIRYLSTDELNRIIDFIASMDPQ, from the coding sequence ATGGCACGACGAAACACGCTGGGAAAAGGCCTTGGAGCCCTGTTTTCCGATCTCATGGAGGAGGGAGCACCCGGACCGCGCTTTTACATGTGCGGTATAGAGGAATTAAAGCCCAACACCTTCCAGCCCCGCCGTTCCTTTAACGGAGACGAGATCGGAAGCCTTGCCGATTCGATCAGAACGAGCGGTATGATACAGCCCATCGTTGTCAGAAAATTGTCACGGGGTTACGAAATTATCGCGGGAGAGCGCCGCTGGCGCGCCGCGCAGAAGGCAGGACTCCGGGAAGTTCCCGTTATTATCCGTGAGGCGACGGATCGAGATCTTGCCGAATGGTCGCTTATCGAGAACCTGCAGCGGGAGGAGCTGAATCCCATTGAAGAGGCCGATGCCTACAACCGGTTGATAACTGCCTTTCGGCTGAGCCAGGAAGAAATCGCGCGGCGGGTGGGAAAAGACCGGTCAACCATAGCAAATGCTCTCAGGTTGCTGAAGCTTCCCAGCCGGATCAAGGAAGCCCTGGTGGACGAATCCATATCGGCCGGACATGCCCGGGCGCTTCTTACCCTCGAAACGGCCGCCCATCAGATGAGTCTCCTCAAGGAAATCATCGACAAAAAACTGTCCGTACGGGAAGCCGAGCAGCGGGCGAGGCAGAGGCAGAGACAGGGAGATACGGACAAGAAACAGGACCCGAAGGATTCCGCGCTTCAGGACCTGGAAACGATGCTGTCTCAAAAACTCATGGCCCGGGTTACCATAAAACCGAAAAAGCGGGGCGGTTCACTTGAAATTCGATATCTGTCAACGGATGAACTGAACAGAATCATCGATTTCATAGCCTCCATGGATCCCCAATAG
- the dnaA gene encoding chromosomal replication initiator protein DnaA: protein METIWLESIKIIKENITKQNFETWIKPIKIVSLEDNTVTLSVPNKFFRDWIVDNYYPIISDAISTVTATAASVSFAIQKSFKGDNAQKITPVSEEGSSPQDRSPAHQRMLSSLNPHYSFERFIVGTSNQFAHAAARSVAEQPAHNYNPLFIYGGVGLGKTHLINAIGLLTVALYPKKHVLYVSAEEFMNELINSIRYDKMPEFREKYRKIDCLLIDDIQFIAGKERTQEEFFHTFNTLHDSGKQIVVTSDKFPKEIQNLEARLCSRFEWGLIADIQPPEMETRIAIIRKKAAENAIVIPDDVIHYIASVGDSNIRELEGILTRIAAFSSLTGTEITSETIRDVMKKLLKHTKKQDLTVEDVVKVVASKFNIKIADLKSQKKNKDVVLARQVAMFLSRKITSASFPDIGSKIGGRDHSTVIYSNNKIKNLLTRDGSLRSIVEDIEETLQRKH, encoded by the coding sequence TTGGAAACCATCTGGCTTGAAAGTATCAAAATTATTAAGGAAAATATAACGAAGCAAAACTTCGAAACATGGATAAAACCAATCAAAATCGTTTCTCTCGAAGACAATACGGTAACTCTGTCGGTGCCAAATAAATTTTTCCGGGACTGGATCGTCGATAATTACTATCCCATCATATCTGACGCGATTTCGACCGTAACCGCCACGGCGGCATCTGTTTCATTCGCCATACAGAAATCCTTCAAAGGCGATAACGCTCAGAAGATTACACCGGTTTCCGAGGAGGGATCGTCACCTCAGGACAGATCCCCCGCACACCAGAGAATGCTGTCGTCCCTGAATCCTCATTACAGCTTTGAGCGGTTTATTGTTGGAACATCAAACCAGTTTGCCCATGCGGCGGCCCGCTCCGTAGCGGAACAACCAGCCCACAATTACAACCCCCTGTTCATCTATGGAGGTGTCGGTCTTGGGAAAACCCATCTTATCAACGCCATCGGCCTCCTTACAGTCGCTCTTTACCCGAAAAAACATGTTCTCTATGTTTCAGCCGAGGAGTTCATGAACGAACTTATCAACTCTATACGGTATGACAAGATGCCCGAATTCAGGGAAAAATACCGGAAGATTGATTGCCTTCTCATCGATGATATACAGTTTATAGCCGGGAAAGAACGGACCCAGGAGGAATTCTTCCACACCTTTAATACCCTTCATGACTCGGGTAAGCAGATTGTTGTTACAAGCGATAAGTTCCCAAAGGAAATTCAAAACCTCGAAGCCCGCCTCTGTTCACGTTTTGAATGGGGCCTCATAGCCGATATCCAGCCGCCCGAAATGGAAACACGGATTGCCATCATACGAAAAAAGGCCGCTGAAAATGCTATTGTCATTCCCGATGACGTTATTCATTACATCGCCTCTGTGGGTGATTCAAACATACGGGAACTGGAGGGTATCCTGACGAGGATAGCCGCTTTTTCCTCCCTGACGGGAACTGAAATAACGAGCGAGACCATACGGGATGTTATGAAAAAACTCCTGAAGCATACGAAAAAACAGGATCTGACCGTTGAAGATGTGGTCAAGGTAGTGGCTTCAAAATTCAACATAAAAATCGCCGACTTGAAATCACAGAAAAAAAACAAGGATGTCGTGCTCGCTCGCCAGGTCGCCATGTTTCTGTCCCGCAAAATAACGAGCGCATCCTTTCCTGATATCGGTTCAAAGATAGGAGGTCGTGATCACTCAACGGTCATATATTCAAACAACAAAATTAAAAATCTGCTCACCCGCGATGGATCTCTGAGAAGCATTGTTGAGGATATTGAGGAAACACTACAAAGAAAGCACTGA
- the dnaN gene encoding DNA polymerase III subunit beta, with protein sequence MEFTVDRHVFQEAVQRTLGIVERKTTIQILNNILIKAGDSMIRIVATDREIGLVADYEARILSGGEITLNAKKLHEMVREMDGDTVFFKTTENHQAHIVSGNAEYRMSGISAEEFPEVRLEDDVSFFTLPAKFLRNMILQTFYAASADENRSSLNGAFFKKEGKTCEMVATDGHRLALVRRDIPSDHERIDDDSTVEGVIIPRKGLNEIRKMVEDGEGTGTVDVGIRNHVCVVRQQGSMLRVSLVDAQYPDYRRVIPKDRGVSVRIEKKKMMQSLRRMAVMSTEHFSGVVITLRDGSMKLNSTNPDLGEANEELDVDFKNGTFSVGYNIRYLIESIEGIDSDVVTFEMRSTGGPGVVRIPDDETYLGIIMPITIQGK encoded by the coding sequence ATGGAATTTACTGTGGATCGGCATGTGTTTCAGGAAGCTGTTCAAAGGACCCTGGGAATTGTTGAACGGAAGACGACCATACAGATTCTCAATAACATTCTTATCAAAGCCGGTGACAGCATGATTCGAATTGTAGCGACCGATCGGGAGATAGGCCTTGTCGCCGACTATGAAGCACGCATCCTGTCGGGGGGAGAGATTACCCTGAATGCTAAAAAACTACATGAAATGGTTCGTGAAATGGATGGTGACACGGTTTTTTTCAAAACAACGGAAAACCATCAGGCCCATATCGTGTCCGGTAACGCCGAGTATCGCATGTCGGGAATATCGGCTGAGGAATTCCCGGAAGTTCGCCTGGAGGACGATGTGTCATTCTTTACCCTTCCAGCGAAATTTCTCCGGAATATGATCCTTCAGACCTTTTATGCCGCGTCTGCCGACGAAAACAGGTCGAGCCTCAACGGAGCTTTTTTTAAGAAAGAGGGCAAGACCTGTGAGATGGTTGCCACCGATGGCCACCGTCTTGCCCTGGTGCGCCGGGACATCCCTTCTGATCACGAGCGGATTGATGATGACAGTACTGTTGAGGGCGTTATAATCCCGAGAAAAGGTCTGAATGAAATTCGAAAGATGGTCGAGGATGGAGAAGGAACCGGTACGGTGGATGTGGGGATCCGGAATCATGTCTGTGTGGTCAGGCAACAGGGCTCCATGTTACGGGTCAGCCTTGTCGATGCCCAGTATCCTGACTACAGGCGCGTTATACCGAAGGACAGGGGCGTTTCCGTTCGGATAGAGAAGAAAAAAATGATGCAGTCGCTGAGGCGGATGGCCGTTATGTCGACGGAACATTTCAGCGGTGTCGTCATAACACTTCGTGACGGAAGCATGAAGCTGAATTCAACAAATCCTGATCTGGGGGAAGCGAATGAGGAACTAGACGTCGATTTCAAGAACGGAACCTTTTCAGTAGGTTATAATATTCGATACCTGATCGAGAGTATCGAGGGTATCGACAGTGATGTGGTTACCTTTGAAATGAGGAGTACGGGAGGGCCGGGCGTTGTCCGGATTCCCGATGATGAGACATACCTGGGCATCATCATGCCTATTACAATACAAGGAAAATAA